In Leptolyngbya iicbica LK, one DNA window encodes the following:
- the lpxD gene encoding UDP-3-O-(3-hydroxymyristoyl)glucosamine N-acyltransferase has translation MKFSDIVQQLDLTTEKSSLKPFPERDPEITAVTPVQAGTAGTISYIEGQKFQAYVATTESSALILPEDPEMQAQASDRGLAWVSMAEPRWGFAQALALFYQPYQPHPGIHPTAVIDESVQLGKNVTIGAHVVIHPDAVIGDDVCIHANVVIYPQTAIGDRTVLHANCVIHEHTQIGADCVVHSGAVIGSEGFGFILREGRWVKIPQSGRTILEAEVEVGCNTTIDRPSVGETRIQANTKLDNLVHIGHNCQIGPSCVMAAQVGLAGQVETADHVILGGQVGAANQTSIGANVQAGAKAGLHGKIAPGSIVMGNPASPYRTFLKSSAIYNRLPQMQHTLKELQQQVATLQQQIETLNP, from the coding sequence ATGAAGTTCAGCGATATCGTCCAGCAGCTCGACTTAACGACGGAAAAGTCTAGCCTCAAACCCTTTCCGGAACGAGATCCAGAGATCACTGCGGTGACGCCTGTACAAGCGGGGACAGCTGGAACGATTAGCTACATCGAGGGCCAAAAGTTTCAAGCTTATGTGGCCACGACTGAGTCAAGTGCGCTGATTTTGCCCGAAGATCCAGAGATGCAGGCCCAGGCCAGCGATCGCGGTCTCGCTTGGGTCAGCATGGCCGAACCCCGTTGGGGCTTTGCCCAAGCCCTGGCGTTGTTTTATCAACCCTATCAACCTCATCCTGGCATTCACCCCACAGCGGTGATAGACGAGTCGGTGCAGCTGGGCAAAAACGTCACGATTGGGGCCCATGTCGTCATCCATCCCGACGCCGTAATTGGGGATGATGTGTGCATTCACGCCAATGTGGTGATTTATCCCCAGACGGCAATTGGCGATCGCACCGTGCTGCACGCCAACTGTGTGATTCATGAACATACCCAAATCGGTGCGGACTGCGTGGTGCATAGCGGCGCAGTGATCGGCTCCGAAGGCTTCGGTTTTATTTTGCGCGAGGGCCGCTGGGTCAAAATTCCCCAGTCCGGTCGCACCATTTTGGAAGCCGAGGTCGAAGTGGGCTGCAACACCACTATTGATCGCCCCTCCGTCGGCGAAACCCGCATCCAGGCCAATACCAAACTCGACAACCTGGTCCATATCGGCCATAACTGCCAGATTGGCCCCAGCTGTGTCATGGCCGCTCAAGTCGGCCTGGCGGGACAGGTGGAAACGGCAGATCACGTAATTTTGGGGGGGCAAGTCGGCGCGGCCAATCAAACTTCGATTGGGGCCAACGTTCAAGCTGGGGCCAAAGCGGGCCTGCACGGCAAGATCGCCCCCGGCAGCATTGTCATGGGCAATCCGGCCAGCCCCTACCGCACTTTTTTGAAATCCTCTGCCATCTACAATCGCCTACCCCAGATGCAGCACACCCTCAAGGAACTCCAACAGCAGGTGGCCACTCTACAACAGCAAATTGAAACCCTCAACCCTTAA
- the bioB gene encoding biotin synthase BioB, protein MTSLLTAPDWNQLADQSLAGELISREAAHQVLSAPDTELLAQLHAAYRVRHHYWQNRVRLHFLLNAQSGLCPEDCHYCSQSKISTAEIDKYPLMAKDRVLAAAERAHTLKAGTFCMVISGRSPAEPTFNRVLDLVREVKAQYPMKICACLGLLDEDQAQRLAAAGVDRVNHNLNTAEANHENICTTHTFQDRVGTVEAVKAAGLTTCSGGILGMGESADDVIDLALSLRQLDVTSVPMNFLIPIPGTPFVDRGDLTPRQCLRMLCLFRLLLPSQEIRIAGGREVQLRSLQPLGLYAANSIFIGDYLTTPGQAATADFEMIRDAGFVLEAPDGSVLQGDPLAELQALAIA, encoded by the coding sequence ATGACTTCATTGCTGACTGCCCCCGATTGGAACCAGCTGGCGGATCAATCCCTCGCCGGAGAACTCATCAGTCGGGAAGCAGCGCATCAGGTGCTCTCTGCCCCCGACACCGAACTGCTGGCCCAACTTCATGCCGCCTATCGAGTGCGTCACCACTACTGGCAGAATCGGGTGCGGCTGCACTTTTTGCTGAATGCGCAAAGTGGCCTCTGTCCCGAAGATTGCCACTACTGCTCACAGTCAAAAATCTCCACCGCCGAAATCGACAAGTATCCCCTGATGGCGAAAGACCGGGTACTCGCCGCTGCCGAGCGCGCCCATACCCTCAAAGCCGGAACGTTTTGCATGGTAATTTCGGGGCGATCGCCCGCCGAACCCACCTTCAACCGTGTACTGGATTTGGTGCGCGAAGTCAAAGCCCAATACCCGATGAAAATCTGTGCCTGCCTGGGTTTGTTGGATGAAGATCAAGCCCAACGCCTTGCTGCGGCTGGGGTCGATCGCGTCAACCATAACCTCAATACCGCTGAGGCCAACCACGAAAATATTTGCACCACCCACACCTTTCAAGATCGCGTCGGCACTGTCGAAGCCGTCAAAGCTGCCGGACTGACCACCTGCTCCGGTGGCATTCTCGGCATGGGCGAGTCGGCTGACGACGTAATTGACCTGGCCCTGTCGCTGCGGCAACTCGACGTGACCAGCGTTCCCATGAATTTCTTGATTCCAATCCCCGGCACACCCTTCGTCGATCGCGGCGATCTGACGCCCCGCCAGTGTTTGCGGATGCTCTGCCTCTTCCGCCTGCTCTTGCCCAGCCAAGAAATTCGCATCGCTGGCGGCCGTGAAGTGCAGTTGCGATCGCTGCAACCCCTGGGCCTCTACGCCGCCAACTCCATCTTCATCGGCGACTACCTCACCACCCCCGGCCAAGCCGCCACCGCCGACTTCGAAATGATCCGCGATGCCGGATTCGTCCTCGAAGCCCCCGACGGCTCCGTCCTCCAAGGCGACCCCCTCGCCGAGTTACAAGCCCTCGCGATCGCCTAA
- the rlmD gene encoding 23S rRNA (uracil(1939)-C(5))-methyltransferase RlmD, which produces MTQWQQGTTLELDITDLSSEGDGVGRWDNRVVFVPDTVPGDRIQARLTFVKPKFGRGQVLQVLEPSSDRVRPACIVADKCGGCQWQHVAYAAQLAAKQQQVVDALERIGHFTDVSISPIMAADNPLSYRNKATYPLGISAEGKVKAGYYRKGSHQIVNLNQCPVQDDRLDPLLAEVKQDIQARDWSIYDEETQTGDLRHLALRVGRRTGQILLTLVSTTWDLPGIEDQSADWKTRFPDLAGVCVNLNTKPGNAIWGSETRFVVGEPYLEERFANLTLHIYPNAFFQVHTEQAERLLRVILDELQLQGTETVVDAYCGIGTLTLPIAQRAQYCLGLEVQTEAVEIAIENAKLNGIDNAHFEAGTVDKLLPEASRFLQDQPLDIVVLDPPRKGCSDRVLSGLLSLHPQRIVYMSCNPATLARDLKRLRDEGGYQLQRVQAADFFPQTAHVECVAFLVA; this is translated from the coding sequence ATGACCCAATGGCAACAAGGCACCACCCTCGAACTGGACATCACTGACCTCAGCAGCGAGGGCGACGGCGTGGGCCGCTGGGACAATCGCGTCGTCTTTGTACCCGACACCGTGCCCGGCGATCGCATCCAGGCACGGCTCACCTTCGTGAAACCCAAATTTGGGCGCGGGCAAGTATTGCAAGTGCTGGAGCCGTCGAGCGATCGCGTGCGTCCGGCCTGCATCGTGGCGGATAAGTGTGGCGGCTGTCAGTGGCAGCACGTTGCCTATGCCGCCCAACTTGCCGCCAAGCAGCAACAGGTGGTGGATGCTCTGGAACGCATCGGTCACTTTACCGACGTGTCCATCAGCCCCATCATGGCAGCGGACAATCCCCTGAGCTATCGCAACAAAGCCACCTATCCCCTGGGAATCTCGGCGGAAGGCAAGGTCAAGGCGGGCTACTATCGCAAGGGCTCCCACCAAATCGTTAACCTCAACCAGTGCCCGGTGCAGGACGATCGCCTCGACCCGCTCTTGGCTGAGGTGAAGCAAGATATTCAAGCGCGGGACTGGTCTATCTACGATGAAGAGACGCAGACCGGCGATCTGCGGCATTTGGCGCTGCGGGTCGGGCGGCGCACGGGACAGATTCTCCTCACACTGGTGAGTACGACGTGGGATTTGCCAGGTATCGAAGACCAGAGTGCCGACTGGAAAACCCGCTTTCCTGATCTGGCCGGGGTGTGCGTCAATCTCAATACCAAACCCGGCAACGCGATTTGGGGATCAGAAACCCGCTTCGTGGTAGGGGAGCCGTATTTAGAAGAACGCTTTGCCAACCTGACCTTGCACATTTACCCCAATGCCTTTTTCCAGGTGCATACCGAGCAAGCAGAGCGGCTGCTGCGGGTGATTTTGGACGAGCTGCAACTGCAAGGCACCGAAACCGTAGTGGATGCTTACTGTGGCATCGGCACCTTGACGCTGCCGATCGCTCAACGGGCGCAATATTGTCTGGGGTTGGAGGTGCAAACTGAAGCGGTAGAAATTGCGATCGAAAACGCGAAGCTAAATGGCATTGACAATGCCCATTTTGAAGCGGGCACGGTGGATAAACTGCTGCCCGAGGCGTCCCGATTTTTGCAAGATCAACCGCTCGATATTGTGGTGCTTGATCCGCCCCGCAAAGGCTGTAGCGATCGCGTCCTGAGTGGCCTTTTATCCTTACACCCCCAGCGCATCGTGTATATGAGCTGCAATCCAGCGACGCTGGCTCGCGATCTCAAACGTCTGCGAGACGAAGGGGGCTACCAGCTGCAGCGGGTGCAAGCGGCCGACTTTTTTCCGCAAACGGCCCATGTAGAGTGTGTCGCGTTTCTGGTAGCGTAA